GCATTGTTGCTTCGATTTGACCCAAATCATTACCGGCCATGATAATATCATTTACATAAACAAGCAGCGCTGTGAATGAAGCACCTCGTGTTTGGATGAACAATGAATAATCCGTTCGTGATTAATGATAACCACCAGATTTAAGAGCTGTTGACAACTTCAAGAACCATTGTCTATatgcttgcttaagtccatacaACGATTTGTGTAATTTGCACACTCAAGTCTCTccatttcgtccaaaatcaaatgGGAGTGACATGTATACATCCTCATGAAGGTCACCATGAAGAAATGCGTTATTAACATCGAGTTGGTGTAAATGCCACCCTTGGACAGCAGCAATGGCAAGGAGAAGATGAACTGTACCTAGCTTGGCAACATGGGCAAAGGTTTCACGGTAGTCGAGCCCTTCTACTTGGCTATAACCATTCGCCACCAATCAAGCCTTATAGCTTTCGATAGTACCATCAGGATTGGGTTTAACTTTGTAAACCCATTTGCACCCAATGGCTTTCTTGTTGGGTGGTAGTGAACGGAGCATCCAAGTCTTGTTGGCTTGGAGGGCATTGATTTCATATCTCATGGCAGCTCTCCAATGTTCATCCTGCATGGCTTGAGAAAATGTTTTGGGTTCTTTGACATGGGTGAGTGAGGTAGTAAAGGCACGATGGTTAATGGATAATTGGTCATATGTAAGATAATGAGAAATAGGGTGAGATGTACCTGACTTGCGAACCACGTTGAAGACAGATGCGGGACTAGAAGGGAGCTCAACATCAACCTGATAATCATTAAGGTGCGAAGGTGTATGTGTCGGACGGGTGGAACAACAAAGAATTGGTTCTGGAAGTGGTGAGATAGGATTGGGTGGTGGTGATATAGGATCGGATGTGGGCGAGATAGGATCAGATGGTGGTAATCTGATGATTGGAGAAGGTGGCATTGGTGAAGTGATTATGGTTGGTGTCATTGGTAAAGATGAAAGGGAATTGGTGGTTGTTGCTTGTGTTTTTTGAGTGGTATGATTTGTGggatcaaaatcatcatcatgtCCATGGAAATGAGGATAATGGGTTCAGTGGCAGTGAAGATGTGAGCATATGGGAATTCATGTTcatgaaaagttacatctcgAGATGTGAACATTTTTTCGAGTTCAATGTCATAAACCTTGTATCCTTTTTGGCTATGTGGATAACCAAGAAATATGCAGCGAGTGGCACGAACATCAAATTTGGAAGGTCGGTGTGCGTGTGTGGAGGAAAAACACAAACATCCAAAAACCCTAAGGTACGTGTATTGAGGTGGAGTACGAAACAAGAGTTCATATGGAGTTTTATCGTTGAGAACCGGTGTAAGTGTGCGATTGATGAGGTAGGCGGCGGTTAGAATGGCTACCCCCCAAAATTGTTTAGGTAATTTGGCTTGGAAAAGTAATGCTCGTGCTACGTTCAACAAATGACAGTGCTTTCTTTCAACAACCCCGTTCTGTTGAGGTGTTGCAACACAACTTGTTTGGTGGAAAATTCCCTTTGATGAATAAAAGAGTCAAGGTTAAACTCTGGACCATTGTCACTACGAATAATTTTAACAGTATACATATATTGTGTCTCAACAAGAGCAATGAAATGCATAAAAAATGTGCGTGTGTCAGATTTATGACGCATGAGATACACCCATGTGCAACGAATATAATCGTTGACGATTGTAAGGAAATAACGAGCACCAGAAAAAGAAGGGATGTGATAACCACCCCAAAAATCCATATGCAATAATTCAAAAGGTTTAACGGTGGAAATTGAGCTTAAAGGAAAAGgagttcttgttttctttgccAGTGGACAAACAAGGCAATCACTAGCATCACAAGGCTTGATTGAACTAACAAAATTTGGAAGAAAACGTAAAACTTTATGCGAGGGGTGACCAAGGCGTTGATGCCAAGAAGCAGGAGATGATGTTTGGATGACATGGTAGGTTGCAGGCTTGTAATTATCAAGGTAGTAAAGTCCTTCCTTCTCAGTTCTCGTCCCAATCACCTTCCCCGAACGTAGGTCTTGTATGACAGAATAACGATGAAGGAAGATGGTTATACAAAAGGAAGTGAGTGTGGGTTTGCTTATTGAAATGAGATTCAGACTAAAGGATAGGAGGCAAAGAACATCTGTAAGAATCAATTGGGTTGAAAAGACCATTTCCCAACATGTGTAACTTTGGCATAAGACCCATTTGGGAGTTGTACAATTCTATTATGGACAGGTATGCAAGAAGTTAACAAGGTATGTGAACAAATCATGTAGTGGGTAGCACCACTATCAAATATCCAAGACATCATTTTTCCatgtgaagaaaaacaaaatgctTTACGTGACAAGTCACTAAAGGTTGTAGAATTaccaacattatgtgccattGCATTTGATTTGTTGGTGTTCAGCATGCTTAGGATTTGTTTGCATTGCTCCAGAGTGAACGGGAATGAGCTAGACGGTTCTAGTTTGTCCGAGGCAGAAGAGAAGACATTGTACCTCTGGAAGTATCTCTTCGTGTGTTGTTGTTGCGTTGCTCATCCTCACAAACTTTCTTGTATTTGCGGCAGTAGTCAATTGTATGACCCGTCCAACcacaaaaatcacattttagatGAGAACAACATTTTTCAGTTTTGTGTCCCGTCTTGTCGCATTTTTCACACTTAGCATTTAGGTTTCTTTTTTATGTCCCCTTCCCTTGGTCGCGGTTACTCCCCTTTGCAGCAAATGTCGTTGCCTCTATTAGTACATTCCCAGCAGATACGTCTTGCTGTCGTTCCTAACGAAGGATTAAAGAGTATACTTTGTTGATTGTGGGCAAAGGATCCATCAACAAGATTTGCCCCCTAACTGCTCAAAAATTCGTATTTAATGACATCAGAAACTTGATAGTTTTCTAAATTTGCATGTAGTCACTAACGTTCTTCATGGCCCCGCAATTGCATGCGGGAATGGCAAGAAGAGCGTTGCACTCGTCCCAAAGTCCCTTGAGCTTGGTAAAATAAGAACCAACTGTCATGGTCCCTTGAACACAATCGGATATCTCACTCTTTATGTGAAATAGTTGCATGCTATTAGCCTGGGAAAAACGCTCCTTAAGTTCTGCCCAAATTTGAGATGCTAGTTCACAATATATCACGCTGGCTAATATCTCCTTAAAGATGGAACTGAGCAACCATGTTTTTACTAACACGTTGCATCGTCCCCATTGTTGCATATCTTCATGTGAACCTTCAGCTGGTTTCTTGATAGAGCCATCGACGAAGCCCATCTTGTTCTTGGCTTGCAGTGCCATAGTCATGGCAAGGCTCCATGTGCTATAGTTGTTCTCACTTAGTGGCTACGTCACAAGGGACACTCCGGGTTGGTCTGAGTGGTGTAGGTAGAATGGATGATTAGGATCATACTTTGTCCCTTCCGAGATATGGACCTAGAGCTCGATTTCGTCTCTTTGCTGTCACCCATGGGTAGCGGCTAGGGTTTGTGTATTTGGATGTTGTTTTAGGTCACCAAGAGCTTTCTGCTATGTTACCATCAATGAAATCTTGTTTGAGTAAATACTTTCTCTTGTAATATTATTCAACACAATGTATAAGATTATATACAATAGCTATGACGTAATTGATGCTAAACTAACTACTACAATTAAGCTAGCATACAACAGAATAGGAAAATATGTTACAATTAATTTGATATTTGCTGGATTGATTTGTTACTTGAATCGTGCTGGACCTTTCCTTCTTTAACACCACCCACCGTTGAAACAACTAATATGCATGAAATAGTGAAATAAATAATCAGTGAGGGGGAAGAAATTGATCCCATGTTGGAGCTTTTTCGTTCCAATCCAAATCGAgcaggaaggaagaagttgaGGAGGAAACATCCAACCTTGAGAACCTCATCTTCTGGGTACCGAATCGAGGAGCAGAAGCGGCCTTGAGGGACGaacccaaaatcacaaaaacatcGGACCGGATATTGTAAGGCACCAAATGAAGGCCCAGTGAGTCGGCCCAGCCCAACATAAAGCGTGCCGATATTTTTCCTGCGTGACTTTTGCCTTTGGGAGCATTAAGCATTTCGCTCGGCATTTCGCTCATCAGTGTACTTGACGTAATCATGGCCTCGTTCACTCAGCCCGAAGACGACTTGGTCCCGACCACCGGCTCAACTCGCCCGTTCGACGACGACGGTTACCTGGGCTACGACCCCCGACTCTCCTCCCAGCGATTCGACTCCTTCGTCGACTCCGAGTCGCTCAAGGATTCCGCCACCGATTCCCCAATCTTCCACGGCTCCGCCACAGACGACGCTTTCGCTACTCAGCCGGCGTCGGAGGCCTTCTCTCCTCCGTCGATCTACGCCGAATCGAACGGCCAGGGCTTTGATGGAGGGTTTGGCGGGTCCGACGATCCCATTTTGCCGCCTCCGTCGGAGATGCTGCCTGAGGAGGGCTTCGCTCTCAGAGAATGGAGGAGGTAGCAATTAAATTTTGACTCTTTTGTGCAAATTAGTTGAAAGTTGTTGGTTTTGATTTGGCGTGATCTTTCTGTTGCTGAGAAATTGAGTGGAAGTTGTTGTTTAGTTTTGATTTCAGTAATTTTCAAGAATTGCATGCGTGGTCATCAGTAATCGTCTTTCTGATATCGAATCTTTATGAATTTAACGTGCCGATTGTTCGTATAAGATTGCGGAGCTGAATTCGAATCGAAAAAAATTTGtgattgttgtcaaattgtagttaTTGACTATCAGAAAGTGATTTTATGTTTGCATTGAAGGTGGTGGAAGAAATAAATGGTTGAATTATGTGAGGTTGTAAGGGAGTTATAATAATCCGAGCTTTTGTGACATTCAGGCAGAATGCAATTCATCtcgaggagaaggagaagagagaaaaggagttGTTGGTTCAAATAATTGAGGAAGCAGATGAATTCAAGGTGGGATTCTACCAGAAGAGGAAGATCACTACTGAAAATAACAAGGCTGCGAACAGGGAAAGGGAGAAGGTTTGATCAAATTAGCTTTCCAAAAAATTATGATGGGCATGGCACAATATTTTGTTTCAATGAGCTCTTCTAGTAATGTCGATTTCAGACTTTACTgcctcaattttaagtttttggttGGAATGCAAATGATGATTCTTTGGGCTGATGCTTATAGTTTTGTTCTTGGATTGCTGATTCATTCAATAATTGAATAGTTGATCGAAATAAGCTTTGAAGAAGAGCCACAAATTGTTGTCACGTATCTCCCCACATCCACTCAGCTTGGTTATTCATAAATCGTAACTTTTATTCTCTTTGCTGTGGATTGGACTTTTGTGAGTTCAACTAAGTGATGGTCACAACTGTGTAGGATTCTCTACGTAAATCTTAGCTACAATGTGTCCCTATTAGGCTTCTTCGTAAAACAAATACTACTAATGTTGGTCGTGTTAATGGTTTTCTGAATGTCTTTTTAGCTAACGATTTGGAATTGAACTTTGTCACAACATTACAGTTTCTTTGCCTTTAATATCCATATCAATCTCTCTGCCATATTGTTTTGAACTTGTATTTTGGCTTTTC
This region of Malus domestica chromosome 07, GDT2T_hap1 genomic DNA includes:
- the LOC103432815 gene encoding clathrin light chain 2-like; amino-acid sequence: MASFTQPEDDLVPTTGSTRPFDDDGYLGYDPRLSSQRFDSFVDSESLKDSATDSPIFHGSATDDAFATQPASEAFSPPSIYAESNGQGFDGGFGGSDDPILPPPSEMLPEEGFALREWRRQNAIHLEEKEKREKELLVQIIEEADEFKVGFYQKRKITTENNKAANREREKLFLANQEKFHAEVDKNYWKAIADLIPNEVPAIEKKRGKKDTEKKPSILVVQGPKPGKPTELSRMRQVLLKLKHNTPPHLKPSPPAPAPTKDAKPSTSAPPKAAVVAATPEPVVAAS